The proteins below come from a single Aegilops tauschii subsp. strangulata cultivar AL8/78 chromosome 6, Aet v6.0, whole genome shotgun sequence genomic window:
- the LOC109745350 gene encoding uncharacterized protein, whose protein sequence is MKSSADNVDIELVKAVAQAWYAHSGNPRPSRAPADDDDGAGLGARRVGAPRYRPSRFKLEAAAAAAAAAKPPNSRPWDFTQSLWDTYELVTVAQKIESSLAIVDEATARPPRRAFTNEDATRGGGGKRARESRRSLRSLFRRSSSRRFEDSSS, encoded by the coding sequence ATGAAGAGCTCGGCGGACAACGTGGACATCGAGCTGGTCAAGGCGGTGGCGCAGGCGTGGTACGCGCACTCGGGCAACCCGCGGCCGTCCCGCGCGCCGGCGGACGACGACGATGGCGCCGGTCTGGGCGCGCGCCGCGTGGGCGCCCCGCGCTACAGGCCGTCGCGGTTCAAGctggaggccgcggcggcggcggcggcggcggccaagcCGCCGAACAGCAGGCCGTGGGACTTCACGCAGTCGCTGTGGGACACCTACGAGCTGGTGACCGTGGCGCAGAAGATCGAGTCCAGCCTCGCCATCGTGGACGAGGCCACGGCCAGGCCACCAAGGCGTGCCTTCACCAACGAAGACGCCACGCGCGGCGGAGGAGGGAAGCGGGCGAGGGAGAGCAGGCGTAGCCTCAGGAGCCTGTTCCGCCGGTCCTCGTCCAGGAGGTTCGAGGATTCAagcagctag
- the LOC109745347 gene encoding probable serine/threonine-protein kinase PBL28: MEKAVLCLLLILVASLGCKGDPDIVTEGDYVRIKRSLLAILIVFPVMMLALALAIVKYLTPRGRSDDDTIGSSDDEMKVHGGEVINRWSGLYRFTKAEIERALDYANSRIYLGSGSAGQVYQGVLPSGQLVAIKHIHRTAMSGSFTREADGLSKVRHPNLVCLFGYCDDGSDQYLVYEYCANGNLAQNLLRSDSVLSWPTRVKILRDCASVLRFLHTHSDGCIVHRDIKLTNILLTEDMEPKLSDFGLAKMLQMEETKVFTDVRGTIGYMDPEYITHSKLTCASDIYSFGVVVLQLLSGRKVIELDIVARDSLTKKAKDVVTGKKPLDEFIDSRVRDEVNIEDFVLILKIGVLCVAHSSVGRPTIKDVYEEMDKAWRNTNTKATRSRKEINSSNTVQYAKVIDV; encoded by the exons ATGGAGAAAGCGGTGCTCTGCCTACTCTTGATCTTGGTGGCCTCACTTGGCTGCAAGGGTGATCCAGATATTGTCACAG AAGGTGACTACGTCAGGATCAAAC GTAGCTTGCTGGCGATCCTGATAGTGTTCCCCGTCATGATGCTGGCCCTCGCCCTCGCCATCGTCAAGTACCTGACGCCCAGGGGAAGATCAGACGATGATACCATTGGCTCGTCCGATGACGAGATGAAGGTGCACGGCGGGGAGGTGATCAACCGGTGGTCGGGGCTGTACAGGTTCACCAAGGCCGAGATCGAGCGGGCGCTGGACTACGCCAACAGCCGGATCTACCTGGGCTCCGGCAGCGCGGGGCAGGTGTACCAGGGGGTGCTGCCCAGCGGCCAGCTCGTGGCCATCAAGCACATCCACCGGACGGCCATGTCCGGCTCCTTCACCAGGGAGGCGGACGGGCTGTCCAAGGTCAGGCACCCCAACCTCGTCTGCCTCTTCGGCTACTGCGACGACGGCAGCGACCAGTACCTCGTCTACGAGTACTGCGCCAATGGCAACCTTGCCCAGAATCTGCTTA GAAGTGACTCTGTGCTCTCATGGCCAACAAGGGTGAAGATCCTCAGGGACTGTGCATCTGTCCTCAGGTTTCTTCACACACACTCGGATGGATGCATTGTACATAGAGACATTAAG CTTACCAACATCTTGCTGACAGAGGACATGGAGCCTAAGTTGTCTGATTTTGGGCTGGCAAAAATGCTGCAAATGGAGGAGACCAAGGTTTTTACAGATGTGAGGGGAACCATCGGTTACATGGACCCTGAGTACATAACGCACTCCAAGCTTACTTGCGCAAGTGATATCTACAGCTTTGGTGTGGTTGTGCTGCAGCTTCTGTCAGGAAGAAAGGTCATAGAGCTTGACATTGTTGCGCGCGATTCGCTCACCAAGAAG GCCAAAGATGTTGTAACTGGGAAAAAACCACTGGACGAATTCATAGACTCGCGCGTTCGAGATGAAGTTAATATCGAAGATTTTGTATTGATATTAAAGATTGGAGTCCTCTGTGTGGCACACTCTAGCGTAGGGCGTCCAACAATAAAAGATGTGTACGAGGAGATGGACAAAGCATGGAGAAATACAAACACAAAG GCTACTAGGTCAAGGAAGGAGATAAATTCGTCAAATACAGTGCAGTATGCAAAAGTGATAGATGTGTAG